The Photobacterium sanguinicancri genome includes the window CTTTCTTTTCGCTCGATGCAGCTGCTGGCTTAATGGCTGGTACAACTCCCACTACAGGAACATCTAGCTGCTCACGTAAGGTAGGAAGAACAATCGTGCTGGCGGTATTACATGCAATCACAACTAAATCGACAGCATGTTTCAAGACCAACTTAGACACAATCTCTAATGTCCGCGAAATCAGTACCGATTCTTCAAGCTCACCATAAGGGAAAGCTGCATTATCAAAAGCGTAGACATAATGCTCATATGGCAGAAGTGTGCGGATTTCTTGATATACCGATAAGCCACCAACGCCAGAATCAAAAATAAGGACACTTTTCACTGAACACACCATATTTACGCTATTTAATAAGGCATATCATACTGCGATTTACAAGGTTCAGAAACCTGCATTATTACCTTAGTAGAGATACCGCTGGTAATGAAACCGTGTTGCTCTTTCTATAAATGAAGGTGAAATTGCTAATCGCCTTTTGAAGCAAGGTGCTGCTATGACAAGCGTATGAAATTCGCCATTTTCGCCACAGGGATCAACACCGCTAGGTAAAGAGTCTATAAATTCAGGCGTATACCATTGCCCGCAGTAATCACCCGTCAATTGTTGAGTATCCACGGTTGTAACTAGTGTTTGGATACCACGCGTAATTATTTCCTGCGCTAGTAGAGAGCTATCTTCTCCCATCAAAGGAAAAACGCATTGCCATCCAGCAGGTTCAATATAGCTGCGACGATAATCTGCAATACCATTACAGAACATATCACCAAATGCGACAGCATCAATGTTCAACTCTGAATCCTTTAACCCCATTATAACCGTA containing:
- a CDS encoding Dph6-related ATP pyrophosphatase translates to MKPINVIISWSSGKDSALTLLRLLEDPRYNVVGLFTTYLADEVPFQATPIDVVYQQANLAELPLVTILLPSVFPANDVYQSTVIMGLKDSELNIDAVAFGDMFCNGIADYRRSYIEPAGWQCVFPLMGEDSSLLAQEIITRGIQTLVTTVDTQQLTGDYCGQWYTPEFIDSLPSGVDPCGENGEFHTLVIAAPCFKRRLAISPSFIERATRFHYQRYLY